From one Pseudomonas sp. B21-048 genomic stretch:
- a CDS encoding hydroxymethylglutaryl-CoA lyase codes for MSLPTHVRLVEVGPRDGLQNEAQPISVADKVQLVDALTAAGLGYIEVGSFVSPKWVPQMAGSAEVFAQIQRKPGVTYGALAPNLRGFEDAIAAGVKEVAVFAAASEAFSQRNINCSISESLERFVPIMDAAKQHGVSVRGYVSCVLGCPYEGDIAPEQVARVARELYAMGCYEVSLGDTIGTGTAGATRKMFEVVSADVPREKLAGHFHDTYGQAMANIYASLLEGIAVFDSSIAGLGGCPYAKGASGNVATEDVVYLLNGLGIETGIDLDALIRAGQQICSVLGRPTGSRVAKARSAQ; via the coding sequence ATGTCCCTACCCACCCACGTACGCCTGGTCGAAGTCGGCCCCCGCGACGGTCTGCAAAACGAAGCCCAGCCCATCAGCGTTGCGGACAAGGTGCAACTGGTCGACGCACTGACCGCCGCAGGCTTGGGTTATATAGAAGTCGGCAGTTTCGTCTCGCCCAAATGGGTGCCGCAAATGGCCGGTTCCGCCGAAGTCTTCGCGCAAATCCAGCGCAAGCCGGGCGTGACCTATGGTGCCCTCGCCCCCAACCTACGGGGCTTTGAGGACGCCATCGCCGCCGGGGTCAAGGAAGTCGCCGTGTTCGCCGCTGCGTCCGAAGCGTTTTCCCAGCGCAACATCAATTGCTCGATCAGCGAGAGTCTGGAGCGCTTCGTGCCGATCATGGACGCCGCCAAACAACACGGCGTCAGCGTGCGCGGTTACGTGTCCTGCGTGCTGGGTTGCCCTTATGAAGGTGACATCGCACCGGAACAAGTCGCCCGGGTCGCTCGCGAGCTCTATGCGATGGGCTGCTACGAGGTTTCGCTGGGAGACACCATCGGCACCGGCACCGCTGGCGCGACCCGCAAGATGTTCGAAGTGGTGTCGGCCGATGTGCCGCGGGAAAAGCTGGCCGGGCACTTTCACGATACCTACGGCCAGGCCATGGCCAACATCTACGCCAGCCTGCTGGAAGGCATCGCGGTGTTCGACAGCTCCATCGCCGGCCTCGGCGGCTGCCCGTACGCCAAGGGCGCCAGCGGCAATGTCGCGACCGAAGACGTGGTTTACCTGCTCAATGGCTTGGGCATCGAGACCGGAATCGACCTGGACGCCTTGATTCGGGCCGGCCAGCAGATCTGCTCGGTACTGGGGCGCCCTACCGGTTCGCGCGTGGCCAAAGCCCGCAGCGCACAGTGA
- a CDS encoding carboxyl transferase domain-containing protein, with protein MAILHTQLNPRSAEFAANSAAMLKQVDALHTLLAQVQQGGGLKAQERHTSRGKLLPRERINRLLDPGSPFLEISQLAAYAVYGEDVPAAGVIAGIGRVEGVECMIVANDATVKGGSYYPLTVKKHLRAQTIAQQNRLPCIYLVDSGGANLPRQDEVFPDREHFGRIFFNQANMSAMGIPQIAVVMGSCTAGGAYVPAMADEAIMVRQQATIFLAGPPLVKAATGEVVSAEDLGGADVHCKISGVADHYAESDEHALALARRSVANLNWRKLGELQQRTPIAPLYSSDELYGVVSADAKQPFDVREVIARLVDGSVLDEFKALFGTTLVCGFAHLHGYPIAILANNGILFAEAAQKGAHFIELACQRGIPLLFLQNITGFMVGQKYEAGGIAKHGAKLVTAVACAKVPKFTVIIGGSFGAGNYGMCGRAYDPRFLWMWPNARIGVMGAEQAAGVLVQVKREQAERSGHGFSAEQEAEIKQPILDQYEEQGHPYYSSARLWDDGVIDPAQTRDVLALALSASLNAPIEPSRFGVFRM; from the coding sequence ATGGCTATCCTGCATACCCAGCTCAACCCCCGTTCAGCGGAGTTCGCGGCCAACAGCGCGGCGATGCTCAAACAGGTCGACGCCCTGCACACCCTGCTTGCGCAAGTGCAGCAAGGTGGCGGCCTGAAGGCTCAAGAACGCCACACCTCGCGAGGCAAATTGCTGCCGCGTGAACGGATCAATCGCCTGCTCGATCCGGGCTCGCCGTTTCTCGAGATCAGCCAATTGGCGGCCTACGCGGTCTACGGCGAAGACGTTCCCGCCGCTGGGGTGATTGCCGGAATCGGTCGGGTGGAGGGCGTCGAATGCATGATCGTCGCCAACGATGCCACCGTGAAAGGCGGCTCGTATTACCCACTGACCGTGAAAAAACACCTGCGCGCGCAGACCATCGCCCAGCAAAATCGCCTGCCCTGCATTTATCTGGTGGACTCCGGCGGCGCCAACTTGCCGCGTCAGGATGAAGTATTTCCGGACCGCGAACACTTCGGGCGGATCTTCTTCAACCAGGCCAACATGAGCGCCATGGGCATTCCGCAGATTGCGGTGGTCATGGGCTCGTGCACCGCCGGTGGCGCTTATGTACCCGCGATGGCCGATGAAGCAATCATGGTCCGTCAGCAGGCCACGATTTTCCTCGCCGGCCCACCGCTGGTGAAAGCCGCGACGGGTGAAGTGGTCAGCGCCGAAGACCTCGGCGGGGCCGATGTGCACTGCAAGATTTCCGGTGTCGCCGACCACTATGCCGAAAGCGATGAACACGCCCTCGCATTGGCCCGGCGCAGCGTCGCCAACCTCAATTGGCGCAAGCTCGGCGAACTGCAACAACGCACGCCGATCGCGCCGCTGTACAGCAGCGACGAGTTGTATGGTGTGGTGTCGGCGGACGCCAAGCAACCGTTCGACGTACGCGAAGTGATCGCGCGCCTGGTCGACGGCTCGGTGCTCGATGAATTCAAGGCCTTGTTCGGCACGACGTTGGTGTGCGGCTTTGCCCACCTGCACGGTTACCCGATCGCGATCCTCGCCAACAACGGCATCCTGTTCGCCGAAGCCGCGCAGAAAGGCGCGCACTTCATCGAACTGGCCTGCCAGCGCGGCATCCCGTTGCTGTTCCTGCAAAACATCACCGGCTTCATGGTCGGCCAGAAATACGAGGCCGGCGGCATCGCCAAGCACGGCGCGAAACTGGTGACCGCCGTGGCGTGTGCCAAGGTGCCGAAATTCACCGTGATCATCGGCGGCAGCTTCGGCGCCGGTAACTACGGCATGTGCGGTCGGGCTTACGATCCACGCTTCCTGTGGATGTGGCCGAACGCGCGGATCGGCGTGATGGGTGCCGAACAGGCGGCGGGCGTGCTGGTGCAGGTCAAGCGTGAGCAGGCCGAGCGCAGTGGCCATGGTTTCAGCGCCGAACAGGAAGCCGAGATCAAGCAACCGATCCTCGATCAATACGAAGAACAGGGGCATCCCTATTATTCCAGCGCTCGACTGTGGGACGACGGTGTCATCGACCCGGCGCAGACCCGCGACGTGCTGGCCCTGGCCTTGTCGGCGTCGCTGAATGCGCCAATCGAACCGAGCCGCTTCGGCGTGTTCCGGATGTAA
- a CDS encoding MerR family DNA-binding transcriptional regulator, with the protein MSSQTYSISDLARELDITTRAIRFYEEQGLLSPERRGQERIYSPRDKVSLKLILRGKRIGFSLAECRELIELYDPSSGNTKQLHSMLAKIAERREQLEQQLLDIEQMKLELDTAEERCTQALEQTIKSQQVV; encoded by the coding sequence ATGAGCAGCCAGACCTATAGCATTTCCGACCTCGCCCGCGAGCTCGACATCACCACCCGGGCCATTCGCTTCTATGAAGAGCAAGGCCTGCTCAGCCCCGAGCGTCGCGGCCAGGAACGCATTTATTCGCCCCGTGACAAGGTCAGCCTGAAGCTGATCCTGCGGGGTAAACGCATTGGTTTTTCCCTGGCCGAATGCCGCGAGCTGATCGAGCTCTATGACCCCTCCAGCGGTAACACCAAGCAATTGCACAGCATGCTGGCGAAAATCGCCGAACGTCGAGAACAACTCGAACAGCAACTGCTGGACATCGAACAGATGAAACTGGAACTCGACACGGCTGAAGAGCGCTGCACCCAGGCGCTGGAGCAGACGATCAAGAGCCAGCAAGTGGTTTAA
- a CDS encoding isovaleryl-CoA dehydrogenase, translated as MSYPSLNFALGETIDMLRDQVQSFVAKEIAPRAAQIDIDNLFPADLWRKFGDMGLLGITVSEEYGGAGLGYLAHVVAMEEISRGSASVALSYGAHSNLCVNQINRNGTHEQKSKYLPKLISGEHIGALAMSEPNAGSDVVSMKLRADKRGDHYVLNGSKTWITNGPDANTYVIYAKTDLEKGPHGITAFIVERDSKGFSRSSKFDKLGMRGSNTCELFFDDVEVPEENILGVLNGGVKVLMSGLDYERVVLSGGPTGIMQACMDLIVPYIHDRKQFGQSIGEFQLIQGKVADMYTQLNASRAYLYAVAQACERGETARKDAAGVILYSAECATRMALDAIQILGGNGYINEFPAGRLLRDAKLYEIGAGTSEIRRMLIGRELFNETR; from the coding sequence ATGAGTTACCCATCCCTGAACTTTGCCCTCGGTGAAACCATCGACATGCTGCGCGATCAGGTTCAGTCCTTCGTCGCCAAAGAGATCGCGCCGCGCGCCGCTCAGATCGACATCGACAACCTGTTCCCCGCCGACCTGTGGCGCAAATTCGGCGACATGGGCCTGCTCGGCATTACCGTGTCGGAAGAGTACGGCGGTGCTGGCCTGGGTTACCTGGCGCACGTCGTCGCCATGGAAGAAATCAGCCGTGGTTCGGCCTCGGTCGCCCTGTCCTACGGCGCCCATTCCAACCTGTGCGTCAACCAGATCAACCGCAACGGCACTCACGAACAGAAAAGCAAATACCTGCCGAAACTGATCAGCGGCGAGCACATCGGTGCCCTGGCCATGAGCGAACCGAATGCCGGCTCCGACGTGGTCTCGATGAAACTGCGCGCCGACAAACGCGGCGATCACTACGTACTCAACGGCAGCAAAACCTGGATCACCAACGGCCCCGACGCCAACACCTACGTGATCTACGCCAAGACCGACCTGGAAAAAGGTCCCCACGGCATCACCGCGTTCATCGTTGAACGTGACTCGAAAGGCTTCAGCCGCAGCAGCAAGTTCGACAAGCTCGGCATGCGCGGTTCGAACACCTGCGAGCTGTTTTTCGATGACGTCGAAGTGCCGGAAGAAAATATCCTCGGCGTGCTCAACGGCGGCGTGAAAGTGCTGATGAGCGGCCTCGACTACGAGCGCGTTGTGCTCTCGGGCGGCCCGACCGGGATCATGCAGGCCTGCATGGACTTGATCGTTCCGTACATCCATGACCGCAAACAGTTCGGCCAGAGCATCGGCGAATTCCAGCTGATCCAGGGCAAAGTCGCCGACATGTACACCCAACTCAATGCCAGCCGCGCCTACCTCTACGCGGTGGCCCAGGCGTGCGAGCGCGGCGAAACCGCGCGCAAGGACGCCGCCGGCGTCATCCTCTACAGCGCCGAATGCGCGACCCGAATGGCCCTCGACGCGATCCAGATTCTTGGCGGTAACGGCTACATCAACGAATTCCCGGCCGGTCGTCTGCTGCGTGACGCCAAGCTGTATGAAATCGGCGCAGGCACCAGTGAGATCCGTCGCATGCTGATCGGTCGCGAACTGTTCAACGAAACCCGCTAA
- a CDS encoding AMP-binding protein — MDQPSASPQRSYTRGSQDKALLAMTIGQAFDNTVAQYPNGEALVVRHQRLRYTWQQLSEAVDLHARAFLALGLQAGDRLGIWAPNCAQWCISQFASAKIGVILVNINPAYRSSELEYVLKQSGCQWLVCAGAFKTSDYHAMLQGLVPELAEQSIGQLQSERLPELRGVISLDTQPPSGFLPWSQLTDLAASVSIEHLRERQDSLHFDQAVNIQYTSGTTGFPKGATLSHYNILNNGYMVGESLGLTANDRLVIPVPLYHCFGMVMGNLGCVTHASTMIYPNDAFDPLLTLSTVAEEKATALYGVPTMFIAMLDQPKRAEFDLSRLRTGIMAGATCPIEVMRRVINEMHMSEVQIAYGMTETSPVSLQTGPSDELELRVTTVGRTQPQLESKIIDEAGNLVPRGTIGELCTRGYSVMLGYWSNPQGTAEAIDEAGWMHTGDLASMNDEGYVCIAGRNKDMIIRGGENVYPRELEEFFFTHPAIADVQVIGIPCSRYGEEIVAWIKFHSGHSATEQELQAWCKERIAHFKTPRYFKFVEEFPMTVTGKIQKFRMREISIEELKAMR, encoded by the coding sequence ATGGATCAACCCAGTGCAAGCCCGCAGCGCAGCTATACCCGTGGTTCCCAGGACAAAGCCTTGCTGGCGATGACCATCGGTCAGGCGTTCGATAACACGGTCGCGCAATACCCGAACGGAGAGGCGCTGGTCGTGCGCCATCAACGGCTGCGTTACACCTGGCAGCAGCTGTCAGAGGCCGTCGACTTACACGCCAGAGCATTTTTGGCGCTGGGCTTGCAGGCCGGTGACCGGCTCGGCATCTGGGCGCCGAATTGTGCCCAGTGGTGCATCAGCCAGTTTGCCAGCGCGAAAATCGGCGTGATCCTAGTCAACATCAATCCGGCTTACCGCAGTTCCGAACTCGAATACGTGTTGAAGCAGTCCGGTTGCCAATGGCTGGTCTGTGCCGGGGCCTTCAAGACTTCCGACTATCACGCCATGTTGCAAGGGCTGGTACCGGAACTGGCGGAGCAATCCATCGGCCAGTTGCAGAGCGAACGCCTGCCGGAACTGCGCGGGGTGATCAGTCTGGATACGCAGCCGCCGTCGGGTTTCCTGCCGTGGTCGCAGCTGACCGATCTGGCGGCCAGCGTGTCGATCGAGCATTTGCGCGAACGCCAGGACAGCCTGCATTTTGACCAAGCGGTAAACATCCAGTACACCTCCGGCACCACCGGATTCCCCAAGGGCGCGACCCTCAGCCACTACAACATTCTCAACAACGGTTACATGGTCGGCGAAAGTCTCGGGCTGACGGCCAATGATCGGCTGGTGATTCCGGTGCCGCTGTATCACTGCTTTGGCATGGTCATGGGCAATCTTGGCTGCGTCACTCACGCCAGCACCATGATTTACCCCAACGACGCCTTCGATCCATTGCTGACGCTGAGCACCGTCGCCGAAGAAAAAGCCACCGCGCTTTACGGCGTGCCGACCATGTTCATCGCCATGCTCGATCAGCCCAAACGCGCCGAGTTTGATTTGTCGAGACTGCGCACCGGAATCATGGCCGGGGCGACCTGTCCGATCGAGGTGATGCGCCGGGTTATCAATGAAATGCACATGAGCGAAGTGCAGATTGCCTACGGCATGACGGAAACCAGCCCCGTGTCTTTGCAGACCGGTCCGTCAGACGAGCTGGAATTGCGTGTCACCACCGTTGGCCGAACCCAGCCGCAACTGGAAAGCAAAATCATCGACGAGGCGGGCAACCTGGTACCGCGCGGCACCATCGGTGAGCTGTGTACTCGGGGCTACAGCGTGATGCTCGGCTACTGGAGTAATCCGCAAGGCACCGCCGAGGCTATCGATGAGGCGGGCTGGATGCACACCGGCGATCTGGCGAGCATGAACGACGAAGGCTACGTGTGCATCGCCGGGCGTAACAAGGACATGATCATCCGCGGCGGAGAGAATGTTTACCCAAGGGAGCTGGAAGAGTTCTTCTTCACCCACCCGGCGATAGCGGATGTGCAGGTGATCGGCATTCCTTGCTCCCGCTACGGCGAAGAGATCGTCGCCTGGATCAAATTTCACTCCGGCCACAGCGCCACCGAGCAGGAACTGCAAGCCTGGTGCAAGGAGCGCATCGCACACTTCAAGACGCCGCGTTACTTCAAGTTCGTGGAAGAGTTTCCGATGACGGTGACGGGGAAGATCCAGAAGTTCCGGATGCGTGAAATCAGCATTGAGGAGCTCAAAGCGATGCGTTGA
- a CDS encoding acyl-CoA dehydrogenase, with product MDFAYSPKVQELRERVTAFMDTYVYPAEAVFERQVAEGDRWQPTAIMEALKLKAKAEGLWNLFLPESELGAGLTNLEYAPLAEIMGRSLLGPEPFNCSAPDTGNMEVLVRYANEEQKQRWLEPLLRGEIRSAFAMTEPDVASSDATNMAARAVRDGDEWVINGKKWWTSGACDPRCKILIFMGLSNPEAPRHAQHSMILVPVDTPGVKIVRPLPVFGYDDAPHGHAEVLFENVRVPYENVLLGEGRGFEIAQGRLGPGRIHHCMRSIGMAERALELMCKRAVNRTAFGKPLARLGGNIDKIADSRMEIDMARLLTLKAAYMMDTVGNKVAKSEIAQIKVVAPNVALRVIDRAIQIHGGAGVSNDFPLAYMYAMQRTLRLADGPDEVHRAAIGKFEIGKYVPKEMMRSGQ from the coding sequence ATGGATTTCGCGTATTCGCCCAAAGTGCAAGAACTGCGTGAGCGCGTGACCGCGTTCATGGACACCTACGTTTACCCCGCCGAAGCGGTGTTCGAACGCCAGGTCGCCGAGGGCGATCGCTGGCAGCCGACGGCGATCATGGAAGCACTCAAACTCAAGGCCAAGGCTGAAGGCCTGTGGAATTTGTTTCTGCCTGAATCCGAACTCGGCGCCGGCCTGACCAACCTCGAATATGCGCCATTGGCGGAAATCATGGGCCGCTCGCTGCTGGGCCCTGAGCCGTTCAATTGCTCCGCGCCAGACACCGGCAACATGGAAGTGTTGGTGCGTTATGCCAATGAAGAGCAGAAGCAACGTTGGCTCGAACCGCTGTTGCGCGGCGAGATCCGCTCGGCATTCGCCATGACCGAACCGGACGTGGCCTCATCCGACGCCACCAACATGGCCGCCCGCGCCGTACGTGATGGCGACGAGTGGGTGATCAACGGCAAGAAATGGTGGACGTCGGGGGCCTGCGATCCACGCTGCAAGATTCTGATTTTCATGGGCCTGAGCAATCCAGAGGCACCGCGCCATGCGCAGCACTCGATGATTCTGGTGCCGGTGGATACCCCGGGCGTGAAGATTGTGCGTCCGCTGCCGGTGTTCGGTTATGACGACGCACCTCACGGTCACGCCGAAGTACTGTTCGAAAACGTCCGGGTGCCGTACGAAAACGTCCTGTTGGGTGAAGGACGCGGCTTCGAAATAGCTCAGGGTCGCCTTGGCCCGGGCCGGATTCACCACTGCATGCGTTCGATCGGCATGGCCGAGCGTGCGTTGGAGCTGATGTGCAAACGTGCGGTTAACCGCACCGCGTTTGGCAAACCCTTGGCCCGCCTAGGCGGTAACATCGACAAAATTGCCGACTCGCGGATGGAGATCGACATGGCGCGCCTGCTAACGTTGAAAGCCGCGTACATGATGGACACCGTCGGTAACAAGGTGGCGAAGAGCGAAATCGCGCAGATCAAAGTCGTCGCGCCGAACGTGGCATTGCGGGTGATCGACCGGGCGATTCAGATCCATGGCGGGGCAGGGGTTTCCAACGATTTTCCGCTGGCCTACATGTACGCCATGCAACGCACCCTGCGCCTGGCCGATGGCCCGGACGAAGTGCATCGCGCGGCGATCGGCAAGTTCGAGATTGGCAAGTATGTGCCGAAAGAGATGATGCGCAGCGGGCAGTAA
- a CDS encoding gamma-carboxygeranoyl-CoA hydratase — translation MSDFNTLELLSDPRGFATLWLSREEKNNAFNAEMIRELILALDKVSSDPSLRFLLIRGRGKHFSAGADLAWMQQSAELDYHTNLDDARELAELMYNLAKLKVPTVAVVQGAAYGGALGLISCCDMAIGADDAQFCLSEVRIGLAPAVISPFVVQAIGERAARRYALTAERFGGQRAREIGLLSESYPMAELEQKVDQWIDNLLLNSPAAMRASKDLLREVGHGALTPALRRYTENAIARIRVSPEGQEGLRAFLQKRPPNWQAETTLKEPR, via the coding sequence ATGAGCGACTTCAACACCCTCGAACTGCTGAGCGATCCAAGGGGTTTTGCGACCTTGTGGCTCAGCCGTGAAGAAAAGAACAACGCCTTCAACGCCGAAATGATCCGCGAACTGATCCTCGCCCTGGACAAAGTATCGAGCGATCCCAGCCTGCGCTTTCTGTTGATCCGCGGTCGCGGCAAGCATTTCAGCGCCGGTGCCGATCTGGCCTGGATGCAGCAATCGGCCGAACTCGATTACCACACCAACCTCGACGACGCCCGGGAACTGGCAGAATTGATGTACAACCTCGCCAAACTGAAAGTCCCGACCGTGGCGGTGGTGCAAGGCGCGGCCTATGGCGGCGCGCTGGGCCTGATCAGCTGCTGCGACATGGCCATCGGCGCCGACGACGCGCAGTTCTGCCTGTCGGAAGTGCGCATCGGCCTGGCGCCAGCGGTCATCAGCCCGTTCGTGGTGCAAGCCATCGGCGAGCGCGCGGCACGCCGCTATGCCTTGACCGCCGAACGTTTTGGCGGGCAACGGGCTCGGGAAATCGGCTTGTTGTCGGAGAGCTACCCGATGGCTGAGCTGGAGCAGAAAGTCGATCAGTGGATCGACAACCTGCTGCTCAACAGCCCGGCGGCCATGCGCGCCAGCAAGGATTTGCTGCGTGAAGTCGGCCACGGCGCGCTGACCCCGGCGTTGCGGCGCTACACCGAGAATGCCATCGCCCGGATCCGCGTCAGTCCCGAAGGCCAGGAAGGCCTGCGCGCCTTCCTGCAAAAACGCCCGCCGAACTGGCAAGCCGAAACCACCCTCAAGGAGCCGCGTTGA
- a CDS encoding LysR family transcriptional regulator has translation MNLSKVDLNLFIVFDAIYTEANLTRAGQIVGITQPAVSNALARLRETFNDPLFVRTAQGMVPTPMAQNIIGPVRNALSLLRVSVQESRIFNPLQAVKTYRISMTDLTEAVILPPLFQRLRRLAPTVIIESFLSKRRETTKELAAGRLDFAVDAPLNTDPQVRHVKLMEDRYVCAMRKGHPLAGKEKFSLDDYLSLTHIHISSRRSGLGYVDLALGKMGIQRKIALRSQHYLMASQVLQQTDMVMTVPERFARRHDLYSVNLPVKEVPPVETHLYWHESTDQDPANRWMREQMIELCQQVTANEKKLDKQVV, from the coding sequence ATGAATCTGAGCAAGGTCGACCTCAACCTTTTCATCGTCTTCGACGCGATCTACACCGAAGCCAACCTGACGCGCGCCGGTCAGATTGTCGGCATTACTCAACCCGCGGTCTCGAACGCTCTGGCTCGCCTGCGCGAGACCTTCAACGATCCGCTTTTCGTGCGCACCGCCCAAGGCATGGTGCCCACGCCGATGGCGCAGAACATTATCGGCCCTGTGCGTAACGCCCTCTCCTTGCTGCGGGTGTCGGTGCAGGAAAGCCGCATCTTCAACCCGTTGCAGGCGGTCAAGACCTACCGCATCAGCATGACCGACCTCACCGAAGCGGTGATCCTGCCGCCGCTGTTCCAGCGCCTGCGACGCCTGGCGCCGACGGTGATCATCGAAAGTTTCCTGTCCAAACGTCGCGAGACCACCAAGGAACTGGCGGCCGGACGTCTCGATTTCGCGGTCGATGCGCCACTCAACACTGACCCGCAGGTGCGTCACGTCAAGTTGATGGAGGACCGTTACGTGTGCGCCATGCGCAAGGGCCATCCGTTGGCGGGCAAAGAAAAATTCAGCCTCGACGATTATCTGTCCCTGACCCACATCCATATTTCCAGCCGTCGCAGCGGTCTGGGTTATGTCGACCTGGCCTTGGGCAAAATGGGTATCCAGCGCAAAATCGCCCTGCGCTCACAGCATTACCTGATGGCCTCCCAGGTGTTGCAGCAGACCGACATGGTCATGACCGTGCCGGAACGCTTCGCCCGTCGCCATGACTTGTACTCGGTGAACCTGCCGGTCAAAGAAGTTCCGCCGGTGGAAACCCACCTCTACTGGCACGAAAGCACTGATCAGGACCCGGCCAACCGCTGGATGCGCGAGCAGATGATCGAGTTGTGCCAGCAGGTCACGGCGAATGAGAAGAAGCTGGATAAACAGGTGGTTTGA
- a CDS encoding phosphate ABC transporter substrate-binding/OmpA family protein, with amino-acid sequence MTLRVLFLSMLTSLLPLTVSASDLPTPERGSVLRIQGSNTIGAALGPALVEGLMHEQGLLKVHRETPDKANEQRIVGETVHGRRVEVEVAAHGSSTGFKALKNAAADLAASSRPIKNSERLDLEPLGDLKSPAAEQVIAIDGLVIILHPLNPLKQLNTVQLARIFSGEAKTWEELGGTGGAIHLYARDDQSGTYDTFKELVLNLRGKTLSGNAKRFESSEQLSDAVSLDPQGIGFIGLPYVRQAKAVAIVDGDSQAMLPLNSLIATEDYPLSRRLFFYLPPTGKNPWAQALVKFAQSSKGQAIVAANGFIAQTVLAMAVTPNALMPEGYQALSRHAQRLTVNFRFEEGSATLDNKARQDLVRVLDYIKQHDKTNRQVTLVGFGDAKSDPARADLLSKLRAMAVRRELVKSGVVFREIRGFGAEMPVAANSGDEGRIKNRRVEVWVY; translated from the coding sequence ATGACGCTGCGCGTGTTGTTTCTGTCGATGCTCACCTCTCTGCTGCCGTTGACGGTGTCGGCTAGCGATTTGCCGACGCCCGAACGTGGCTCGGTGCTGCGTATCCAGGGCTCCAACACCATTGGCGCGGCATTGGGCCCAGCGCTAGTCGAGGGTTTGATGCACGAACAGGGCCTGCTCAAAGTTCACCGTGAAACCCCGGACAAAGCCAACGAACAACGCATCGTCGGCGAAACCGTTCACGGACGCCGAGTCGAAGTGGAGGTCGCGGCCCACGGTTCCAGCACTGGATTCAAAGCCCTGAAAAATGCCGCTGCCGATCTCGCGGCCTCCTCGCGCCCGATCAAGAACAGCGAACGGCTGGATCTGGAGCCGCTGGGCGATCTGAAAAGCCCGGCTGCCGAGCAAGTCATCGCCATCGATGGGCTGGTAATCATCCTTCATCCGCTCAATCCGCTGAAGCAACTCAACACCGTACAACTGGCGCGAATCTTCAGCGGCGAAGCGAAAACCTGGGAAGAACTCGGCGGCACCGGTGGGGCAATTCATCTCTATGCGCGGGATGATCAATCGGGCACCTATGACACGTTCAAGGAACTGGTCCTCAACCTGCGTGGGAAAACGCTGAGCGGCAACGCGAAACGGTTCGAATCCAGCGAGCAATTGTCCGACGCAGTCAGTCTGGACCCGCAAGGCATCGGTTTCATCGGGCTGCCTTATGTGCGCCAGGCCAAAGCCGTGGCCATTGTCGATGGCGACTCCCAGGCCATGCTGCCGCTCAACAGCCTGATCGCGACGGAAGATTATCCGCTGTCCCGTAGGCTGTTCTTTTACCTGCCGCCGACCGGGAAAAATCCTTGGGCCCAGGCCTTGGTGAAGTTTGCCCAAAGCAGCAAAGGCCAGGCGATTGTCGCGGCCAATGGCTTTATCGCGCAGACCGTTCTGGCCATGGCGGTCACGCCGAATGCGTTGATGCCCGAGGGCTATCAGGCGCTCAGCCGCCATGCCCAGCGACTGACGGTGAATTTCCGTTTCGAAGAAGGCAGCGCGACGCTGGACAACAAGGCCCGACAAGACCTGGTGCGGGTGCTCGACTATATAAAGCAGCACGATAAGACCAACCGACAGGTGACACTGGTAGGGTTTGGCGACGCCAAGAGCGACCCGGCGCGGGCTGACCTGCTGTCGAAATTGCGGGCCATGGCGGTGCGACGAGAGTTGGTGAAAAGCGGCGTGGTGTTTCGCGAGATTCGCGGTTTTGGTGCCGAAATGCCGGTGGCAGCCAACAGCGGGGATGAGGGGCGGATCAAGAATCGGCGGGTTGAGGTTTGGGTGTATTGA